The stretch of DNA aacttAGTCCTAGATTTATCGGACCTTATGAGAGTATAGAAAAGAAGGGAAACGTGGCTTATGAGCTAGCATTTCCCGTTGAGTTATCCTCTGTTCATCCTGTCTTTTATGTGTCTATGCTTAGAAAATATATTCATGATGAGTCGCATATAATACTTGCCGATACCATAGAAATTAAATAAGGCTTGACTTGTGAAGAGGTACCTATAGAAATTCTCGATAGGCATGTAAGAAAGTTGAGGATAAAAGATATAGCATCGATAAAAGTTTTGTGGAGTAATCATGATTCAAAAGAGGCTAcgtgggaggtcgaggaagataCGAGGAAGaaatatccttatttatttgaagaacAAGGTATGTGAGCCTAGGTTTGGCTTGGCATTTATTAAGTACAAGTTAGCATGTGTTTATTTCCTTGCTAGATTACACTTTGTTGTTGAAGTAATTTAGTTTCTATTAGAGTATATTTAGTTATTAAATAATCTAGTACCATGCCAGAGTACATATAATTAATTAAAGTGATTTACTTTTGCTGAAGTGTTGTGCTTTAAATTTTTGTTGGTTATTGTGGTACCTCCATGCCGAagtgttattaattaatttacgAGCTGTGTATGGTACCTATGAATGGcttgttatggtatatttggttgtcGGTGTCCTGGCCCATCTTGTAGTACAATGGCGAACTTTGGGTTGAGAAATTCAAAAACTGGCAAATGATAGAATTAGATTGGATGAGACCGAAGAAGGAGGTAtaactttttatgccttagtgcAATCCTCTCTAATTGCGCATGTTAAGGCTAAACAAGATGATGATCCGTACTTAGTGAAGTTAAAAGAAGGAGTCAGAAACCAAAAAATCACTACTTTCACTCTAGGAAGTGATGGAGTTTTGAAGTTAAATGATCGGCTATGTGTGCCTGATGTAGATGGGCTTAGGAAGGCCATAATGGAAGAAGCTCACAGTTCGAGTTACTCTATCCACCCAGGTGCTACCAAAATGTATCTGGACTTGAAAGAGTTGTATTGGTGGAAAGGCATAAAGAAGCAAGTAGCAGATCATGTGGCCAAATatttgaattgccagcaagtcAAAGCTGAGCATCAGAGGCCCAGTGGCCTATCTCAATATATAAAGataccatagtggaaatgggagatgattaatatggatttcgtaGTAGTTCTGCATCGCACATACCGTAAGCATGATTCAATTTGGGTTATTGTAGACCAACTGACAAAGTCCATGCATTTTCTACCAGTAAAGACGACAAATTCAGCAGAGCAGTATGCGCGGTTATACATCAAAGATATAGTCTGATTGCATGGTACTCCAATTCAATCATATTTGATTCAGGCCCTCGGTTTACGGCACATTTCGGGCAGGCATTTAAAAAAACGATTAGGTACTAAGGTCAACTTGAGCAccgcttttcatccacagaccgatggtcAGGTAGAAAGGACCATTCAGACTCTCGAAGATATGTTGCGagcatgtgttatagattttagAGGTAACTGGGATGATCGCttgccacttatagaatttgcttacaataacagttatcagggCAGCATTGTTATGGCTTCTTATGAAGTGTTGTATGGGCGAagatgtaggtctccagtgggttggtttgaaccagcaGAAGTGTCGTTGATTAGTCCTGAGTTTTTTATGAGGCCTTAGAGAAAGTTCAGCTAATCAGAAAAAGACTAAAAACGGCTCAGAGTCGTTAAAAGTCCTATTCTGACAAGATGCATCATGACTTAGAGTTCATGGTTGGTGACaagatatttttgaaagtttcaccAATGAAAGGTTTTAtaaggtttggtaagaaagggaaacttAGTCCTAGTTTTATCGGACCTTATGAGAGTATAGAAAAGAAGGAAAACGTGGCTTATGAGCTAGCGTTTCCCATTGAGTTATCCTCTGTTCATCCtatctttcatgtgtctatgcttggAAAATATATTCATGATGAGTCGCATATAATACCTGTTGGTACCATAGAAATTAAATAAGGCTTGACTTGTTAAGAGGTACCTATAGAAATTTTCGATAGGCAAGTAAGAAATTTGAGGATAAAAGATATAGCATCGAATAAAAGTTTTGTGGAGTAATCATGATTCAAAAGACGCTACAtgggaggtcgaggaagataCGAGGAAGAAGTATCTTTATTTATTTGAGGAACAAGGTATGTGAACCTAGGTTTGGCTTGGCATTTATTAAGTACAAGTTAGCATGTGTTTATTTCCTTGCTAGATTACTCTTTGTTGTTGAAGTAATTTAGTTTCTATCAGAGTATATTTAGTTATTAAATAATCCAGTACCATGCCAAAGTATATGTAATTAATTAAAGTGATTTACTTTTGCTGAAGTATTGTACTTTAGATTTTTGTTGGTTATTGTGGTACCTCCTTGCCGGAGTGTGAGTAATTAATTTACGAGCTGTGTATGGTGCCTATAAATGGcttgttatggtatatttggttgttgTTGGTGTAGTTGTGATATTGGTGAAAGGGATTTCTTTTGGACAGTCCAATTTATAGGGGAGActcttccaaaatatttaaaaatttagggagttagccaaaatttAGAGTCCCTTGGGAAAGTGAGTAGTGCTAAGAAAACTTAAGAAGTTCAAGGACTTAAGGAATGATTGTTAGCTTAAGAATAAGGCCCtagcaacattcgaggatgaatgtttttaAGGAGGGAAGATTGTAATactcctcaaatctataaaagtttTAAGACACGCTAAATatagattttaattttttttatcttaCCTTGAGtgcataaaaataaatttacttCTATTACAGATTTAAACACTTATGATTGACTTTTGagttacttctctatttataaataattggatatacaaataggggaatattaataattttaatattattaattattaaaagtgagTATCATTAAATACTTGTTAAGTCAAAAAAATAAAAGAGCAAGACACTTAAGAATTGGGCCTAAAACCTATAGAAGGATTTGttgaaagaaaaaaggaaaagaacgagAGGTCAAGATCTGGAAAAGAAGGCAGCGTGTAGATattcaaaacaacaacaaaaaaatagatttttcatGGAGCAAGAACAAGGCAGCGTGTATGTTATTTTGAGAGCTATTCCGCATGACCTTCTTTAGGCCACGACTGAGGTAAttcattttatggaattgtaaGTTATAACATCATTATACACTAGAATCTAACACCTTAATGGGGTGAATTcattggaaagttttacaaaacctCAAGAACACCCATCAAGTACGAGGTAGGTTTTTGGTGTCACAAGATAAATTCTTCATTTTTATTGGATTGCTATAACGGGATAAAATTGTTAGAGATAGTAAAGAATTGTTAGAAAAAGACCTCACCCCAaaacttagaaatttagaagttgaaTCTAAAGTTCTTAGAGTTGAGAAAAGATTAATACTTTGGGAAAGTTGGATACTTATTGTAACTTATTGTTGTAGTATTCGATCGTTGAGTTGATTACAACGATTGGAACTTGCATTGTTGCTTGAAAGGAGAAATTGAGGTGAGTGgatataaccctttactaaaATAGTTCTACTCACAAAAACATGCCCACAAAGTATTCGATAAAATACTTTAAAGAGTAAACATATGCTTAATTGGAACGAGTGAGTACATTGACTAAGTATATTCTAGTTAAAGCTTATATATTTTACTCGAGAAGTATAAGCgtctattttttatatttttatattttattacatGATCTTACATGTTAAGGATTCAAGAGTTAGAGAgaacttttaaaaatactttgAGTAATTTTATTTCATGTTTATGCTATGTATAcactcaaaaatattattatgAATATTGATAGATCACTTTCAAataagatttagacttgaaaagtcacaagAAGAAGCTTTAAAAAGAAAAGTTTTTTGGGAATATCCTCTATTCTGAAAAGGGGTCATCGTCCAGGCCGAGGGTCCTGATCAAGgcgttgacttcctgaaactacttatgccaaagtagggagcacaTTAGCCGAGGGTCTGCTGAGATTTAACTTAGCCAGGCTAAGGTATGAAACATGAGCGTtgagaaccatgaagcgagtggcacctcatggattgggcctattcgatcaggtCAGAATCAAACATGTGCCGATCACACGGTGACTAAGACATAAATAAGTCAGTATAGTTGAAACTCCCGAAGCATAAAGGGAAGTATTTTTTtgataagaaagaaaaaaagaaaagaatttcttttagaatattcataaactaatgttatgcaattattttagaattgttcttagaAGCTTTATATTTTCGTGCATTTAGAATCTTTGTTTGTAGTGTATATTTTATTAAGTCTCATTCTCTGCTTTAGTGGGGGGCTcgttgagactcactgagtacaatggatggtactgacATTTTCTTTTGGGAACCTACGTTGGTCTGTGGTACAACGTAGCAATCGATTTTGCAGGCGTGCAGGCTACAGGTTAGGACTTCCCTCTCTTCCAGTGCTATTGGTGAGATccgcttttgttcgtggagtatTTCTTTGGGTCATCTTTATTTATTCATTTCTTTGTTTACTTGGAGAACTGGCCAGGCAATCTCATGTCCTGAGCAGTGCATCAGTTTATcaatagaggcttcatagacacagtcagtgggttaagattcagatattttttataataacttagcagtatttcagtagttactacgaataaagttttggagttggttgttttaaatattcaaattaattgaAAAAAGTATTTCATGTTGCCTATAAATTTTGAAGTTATAATATATTTGATAAGCGgagatggttcgctcggtcaagtTTAGTGTTTGGGTACCGATCATGACTTGTTCAAAAAATGAGTCGTGAGAGAGGTAGGGTCCATGTGAGGTAGTACAAAGAAAGAATGTGATGATTGTTGATGATATAAGTAGAGGGCTAAATTAGTCAAAGTGTCCAAAAGTTTTAAAGGTGTCTACGGTAAGATTCTCTATGAACCAATCATATAGTTCCATTTCAACTGAAATGACCAGATAACCCTCAGAAGCCCAAGCAAATATATCGTCCAATTGTCTGCTAACTCCCTGTTATTAGATAGTAGAATGTGAAAAGGAAAGGAAGGAAATATCAAGTATATAAGGCACAAATTTCTGAACTTGATCTTTATATGTCAAGTATGTTGGAAATTAAAAAGAATGAATAAAGAAGATCATATCATTTTGGTCTAATATGCATATGCCGATGATATACTGTTCGTCCGCAACGATAGGCTTTTGCACGAAACAAAAGATTTCTGTTAATTAATTTTGAGATGAAAGATAATATTGTGACGTGACTTTTGTATTAGCAATTCAAATACATTATAGTTGATGTATTCTAGAGTGTTATGTGTTTGTCCTGTTTTTCTTATCATATTTAGTTTTCATATCTCTTGAAGGAAAGggttatttatatataattgagTTTTTCTTTTCCTAGAAGGAAATTAAAATCTCTCATATTTGgctagttcttttttttttttggaggaaAAGGCTTTGTACTTCTATAAGTTGAGGATTCTTCCTTCTCATTTATTAGCATTCACAATGTAGTCATATGGGGTTTGAGAGTcctgtttggggggggggggaacttTATTGGACAAGtgttgttgggattttaagcttgtgtagcttaaagatggtgaatgagaaatggaggaaaaatgaaatatttgagttttcctccttggcaaagggacattgtcccatattggaagaagaaaaggtttttgatgggtatatatataattgttcttcttctagctcttaaagagttaagaagaaggcaagcatTGCGCCGCCGTCATCGTCGCTCGCTTAGCTCGGCTTGGGcttcggtcaaagattgattgattaatctttttggacaaaatttctttcaattaattaaataattaacgaaaataattttcttaaggatacACTGTGTAtttagtgggctcgatttattcctatactgttttttcagaatttatttcgttaaagaagtattactaactttctgttttgtttatatatttcagaaagtttaatagtttaattgtttattacagcaatacagatttataacaagtattagtgtgtcacttgtgtttgtcttttcgtgagattgttctctcgatattttgtactctcttttattatAGTGGATTGCCCATCTCCGCCCGTTGACATAGGTCAATTGGTCGAACCACGTTAaaatgtttgtgtctcttttgatatatttttcttttgttgtctgatttatcgtcgttcaaATGTTGTTTTACTAGCTTCCACATAACACCTGATTATTTCGATCCTAACTTAAAGTATCACAAAAACTCAATAAAAAATGTGCCAAAGATATTTGCCATGCATGACTAATTAAAAATCGGGTGATAACCTTATTGCTAAAGCAAATAAGCTCATTGAAAAAAATAGCTCAAGAATGATTTTGAGACTAAGAAAATGTAGAAGTCTCCCTATGCTTCGCCGCTAGGAAGTCTAATGTATGCTTGGATTTGTACATATCAAGGTATTGCGTACATTATTAGGGATTGTTAGTATGATTGGTAGATAATTGAGCGGTTTGAGAATTAACGTTAAAAAGCATCGAAACTGGTGatcacattatatatatatatatttatttatttatttatttatttattttattttatttcaaaaaaaaaaacatcaCATCCTCACACAATTTTTTTATGGGAACAACCTAGTTCCAATCATCGGATGTTTAGAAGTCACTTCTCTAGATGCCAAGATAGTGTGAAATCATACATCATGCTACATTGATCAGTTTACTCTTAAATGAggcaaatataaatagttttagTGTGTAACACCCCGACCGTAGAGAAGAAAGGTTAAGCCGATCAATAATGTCAATTGAAAGGTACAAAATGCTATGACAGTGTTATTACAGAGTATTATTTTACTCCAAATCTTAATAGACTTGAACATATACCAAAGTGCAGCTTCACAGGACGACTATCCAATTCAAATCGTCAACCAAGTGACCTCTTTAGGCTATCAAGTCTTGAATTATTGTTGTAGTAGCAAATCCTACAGAAAAGGAAATCCTCTCTTTTAGACTTATATCAACCACCAGCCCTAATTCTAATAATAATTTACTCAATTTACAATATGCTTTTTTCCAAACCTGTTTGGTTAGCGTGGTGAACAGTCCCTGCCAATTGATTGTCGGACACATTCCTGTTCAATGAATGACATTGAAAAACATATGTTACAGATCTAGTTCCTTTTCTCCAATTTGGAAAGTAATAATAAAGAAAAACCAATGAATATAACAAATATGCAACTTACAGTAGCTGCAAATTTCCCCAGTAGACGAGCTTCAAGACTGAGATTGGAATGGTCCCTGATAATTTATTACCGTCCAATCTCCTGCAAAGGAAATAAAAGTCATTATTACAGCACATTACGGTCATTTTATTAGTTAAGCCTTACTCTCTTTTGTTTCATTTTTTATGATGCTATTTTTTTCTCTCCAAAAAAATAACatatttttacatttaaaaataatatacctTAAACTTTACATTTCATCTCCAATGACAAGATTCTATAAACACACAATTCAAATGTAATTGCATATTTATGACCACTTATTCTGAACGTCTTTCTCTCTTACTTAAACTCCGTATCTACTCAAACAAATTCACATACAAAAAATATAGGGTGCatataataaaagaaaataaatattatgTAGCAATGAATGGTCGAATGGCTTACATCCACCGTAGGGATTTTAAATTGCCAAGAGATGATGGGATAGGACCATTCAGCTGATTATTTTCCAGCCCCAAGCTCACTAGCTTTGTCAAGTTGCCTAATTTGCTTGGGATTTCTCCGCTAATTGAGTTATTTTGAACTTGCCTGTCCATGTATTAAACAAGAAAAGGATTTACATCTGAAATTACACTTTTGGATTCATCAAAATATAGGATCTTACAAGTATTGAAGATTGCTTAGCGTTCCTAACTGAGGTACCAAAGTCCCAGAGAGGTTTGCAGCACCTAGGTCCCTTCATTGGTATATCATCATTTTCAATCTCAACATGCTTAAGAAAATAACATCAACATATAAATCTTAGTTTCTACATAGTCAAATATAGGATTTAGAGTAACTTTTCTGAATTTATATATATGATTTGAGTCACAAGTGATGAATTTAACGGAACTCGTTGTCATATGAACTACTCTAAGTATGTCTCTATGTTCATCTAATAAAGAGATTTTAGAAGGTCAAATGGTGACTTACACTCTTACAACGCTATTCTGGCCGTTGCAGGTGACATGAAACCATGTGCAAGGATTGAGTAACGTCGGATCCCAGGTTTGAAGCACATTGTTTGGATCTATCAGGTAAGATTTCCATGCGTAAAGAGTGTCCCCTGCTCATTCATTCAAGTTCACTTCAATTcaatattatatattaatttaattaaaaataaacatGAAAAATACTAGAAGTTCGTCGAATTATTTTCCAATAAATATGTACGAGGGTAAAGAAAATTAAATGAAACATGGTTTCTCTAATTAGACACTTAACCTTCAGAGTTGCATTCTGCAAATATAAAGGCAATTGCACCAACCAGGAAAACAAGAGCGACCGACCTCATCTTCCCTAGATTTTATCGTGGTTGCTGCCCTAATTCTTCTTAGTTAAGCGTGCTGTATTAATTTTACATATTTATACTTAGGAGGGGTTAATTCTCTGGCTAGATAAAGACTGATTCAAGCATAGCGCATAAGCTATTTCttttattaataaatatttgGTGGTTTGACCAGAAATTGTAAACAATACTCCAGTATGTTGTTTACGACTACAAAATAATGTTTCGTAAAATAACTGTCTTTTTCTTTGGTTCAGAAATGGACGTTTACTAAGTCAATTATATGAGTGTTTGCAAGAACTTACTGCTattaattaatccaattatatcaACTTAAAGGTGAAGGTAGGCATTTTCTTCCCGTGTAGCAACCGGCATTGAAATTTCTACTTAGTGCCTTTTTTTAATACTTGATAACGAGAAGAAAGCCACACATTAATGTTATAGATGAACTGCCTCTAGAAGATTTCTCAACTTGCTTAATATTTAACTAATCTTACTGGAGTGATCATATTAGATTAATTTGAAACTATGCTGCGCGTGCCAGTGTTTTACTATAATTGATCAAACCGTGGGAATGAATCTAAAAGATTAACATCTTCTTTGACCAAATCTTCTGATCCTTTAATATATTCAGCATCAGGGGCGGCTCTAAGGCTTTGgataggggtgttcaaaatcgaaccgaaatcgAAACTTAATGatttattggtatcgggttaacgatTTAACGGACGgagaacggattgaaatttttttattaacggcttatcggtttgggggcggattattcaattttcttaacggataatccgttaaccgttaagaatatatatatatatatatatatatatatatatatatatatatatatatatattaaatatcaaaaacccttccacttcttcgagctattagcttagcttattctctcaccctacaacaagattgttgAAGCTGCTGTttatggttcacctctgcttttgtttttttaaactaatgcatgtggtctatgtttaatagaagaacaacagtGCTGTGCCACAACTTTTATCCCACAATATTGATGATAGTACTGTCTTGAATTATGCTCTGGGGAAAGAGCACAGCTGCGTTTCCTGTAAAATGTTTACTGCTTATAATCCATCCCTATTTCTATACATAACTACCTTTTGCTTGGTGTTGTTTGTATGGTTAATGATATAGCGTGAAATGCTTGGTTgagagtttaagttagaaatttgaagttgttgtttgaactttgaagctgcagAATTTCAAGCACTGTTAGGCGTTAGCTGCAGGCCAAACATTTATGTGTAGTCtgctcacttatggattaatcattttgAAATATGCATTCTGGACTGATGtaatgtagtctgctttgggatttaATGGTAGGCATTAACAGAAATATATGTCTTGATTCATATGTAAtctgctttgggatgtaatgtAGCCTACAATGTGTTCTGCTTTTTTCGCTCTACAACACacgacacactacatcattcttatgtaggcgttaacagacatgtatgtctaGACTCAATGTATAATTTcttattctgaatttgtatgctaggcggtcagcacacaattaatgcacgcaatatagattgaattaggacGATAAGCCGcccgataaccgcccgataagagctaaaccgataccaatccgcccgaatcttatcgggtggctagcggattaatacatttaaaagccgataaccgttaagccaaactgttaagagtaattaaccgcccaatccgcccgataagcagccctagctTTGGGTAGTGAGGCAATTGCCTTAAGCCCCCAATTTTGAAGGcccccaaatttattttaaattcttattattattgttactattatatattatataatttatataaataaatagaATTAAAAAAGTATTACGGTATATTTTTTGTTActtgattgaggttattttatataataaatttataaattatgataattttcttccctcattaattagtatatttgacaagagtgagttgctctagtggtgagcatcctccacttctaaccaagaggttgtgagttcgagtcaccccaagagcaaagtggggagttcttggagggagagagtcgagggtctatcggaaacagcctctctactccaaagtaggggtaaggtccgcgtacaaactaccctccccagagtgagattatactgggatTAAGGGCCTCCGAATATGGTTTCGCCTTAGGCCCCGAGATCTGTTGAGCCGCCTTTGTTCAGCATTATATATATTAATCTCATTTTTCACAATCAAACAATTATCTCCAATGATAAATTCAGTGATCCAAAATATAGTCCTACCGTTGTCTTCTCCAATTCAACAAAGTTACTTTTCTCTAATATGATGCCATTATGTTTTGATGAAAATGCTAAAATGCAATTTCATCTGTTGAGATTTTGAAAAATTAGAGATAATACATGCGGTAAGCGGTAATTGATGTTCTGTTTGTTATCACTAACGTCTGGACCACGTCCACGGCATTTCTACAAGCTGCTGATTCTTCAGTATAAAGTATAATGTAAAGAAATATGGATATCGGGTACAATTCACTCACAAAAATTAGTTCACAAAATGTGGATTGTCTAATTTTATAGAAGAAGAAAACAACacatttcttaattaatatctttATGCATTAAATTTATTTAGGGAAAAAAGccaaagaaaaatataattacACATCAAGTGTTGGATTCCAAATTTGACGACTCACCTACAAAAAGGTGTAAGAAAGCAGCATATATATGAGTAATAATAGTACATTTTCCATCGACTACCAAAACTTGGTGGTAGCATTTGGAAGCAAAGAAACTACTTAATAAAACTTACACAACATTACGATTTCTGTACAAAACGTTACTTCGCATTGGCCAGCCTACTTCTTGGTAATCCTTTAAATTCTCCATTGCTATAGGTTTCATAACACAGCATCCATTTCTTGAACATGAACTCATCACATTGTTCACCCTTTCTCTTCTCTTCCCCATCTCGTATCTTTCAGCTCTTTTCCTCAAGTTTTGCTTTTTAATTATTGCACTAAATCTTTCCTTACTATACTTATAGCAGTTTACTGGAATTGGCAGCGCGTCTAATCCCATTAACTTAGCCACTACACCTGGTTTACACCAAATCACCTTTTCTCCTGCTATAGTTGGTGGCAGGTTATTTTGAACTGATTTTCTTGGAGCAGTAAATGTGTTTAGTATAGGAGATGTGTTATGAAAGGAAGAACGATACATGGCATCTTTACCATCCAGAGAAAAACGGGGATATTGGTTTAATGCATTTCTTGCTGTTCGTAAAATGTCAGAACTGTTTACACACGACATTCTATGATTGACTTGCCCATAATCCTTCAACTTTGCTCTACTAATTGCCATCTTTTCCTCCAAGTCTAATTTCAGCAACATTTCCTCCAAGGTTATCTGGCCTTTTTCGCTTTCTTTTTGCCTAGGATTAACAGGACTAGTGGTTTGCATTGTGTAGGGAGAGGAAACGAGATGGTCAACTGAAGATGTTGTAGTTTTTTGCTGGTTGAGAGTGGAAGTAGAGTAATCATCATTGCAAAAGTTTTTAAAGCCTTTCTTCATCTTAGCTGCCATGCCATtcttcaaaagaaagaaagacaagtCCTTCATAGTATATAGGATTTTGTTTGATGATTAAACAAAGAACCCAAAACAGGAAAATTGGAGTTTTTTCAGTTTCAAGATTAATTCAAGTAGTGGAGATCACATTGAACATAAAGGAAAGTAAAGGCGTGACTGAAGTAAATTGTGAGCGGTGGGAAGTTCTTTACTTTCTTTTAGATGAGCCTTTAAAGCATTCACATGATAAGATAGATAGTCCTCACAA from Nicotiana tomentosiformis chromosome 11, ASM39032v3, whole genome shotgun sequence encodes:
- the LOC104094508 gene encoding leucine-rich repeat protein 1-like isoform X1; the encoded protein is MRSVALVFLVGAIAFIFAECNSEGDTLYAWKSYLIDPNNVLQTWDPTLLNPCTWFHVTCNGQNSVVRVDLGAANLSGTLVPQLGTLSNLQYLQVQNNSISGEIPSKLGNLTKLVSLGLENNQLNGPIPSSLGNLKSLRWMRLDGNKLSGTIPISVLKLVYWGNLQLLNVSDNQLAGTVHHANQTGFATTTIIQDLIA
- the LOC104094508 gene encoding leucine-rich repeat protein 1-like isoform X2; translation: MRSVALVFLVGAIAFIFAECNSEGDTLYAWKSYLIDPNNVLQTWDPTLLNPCTWFHVTCNGQNSVVRVQVQNNSISGEIPSKLGNLTKLVSLGLENNQLNGPIPSSLGNLKSLRWMRLDGNKLSGTIPISVLKLVYWGNLQLLNVSDNQLAGTVHHANQTGFATTTIIQDLIA